The proteins below are encoded in one region of Fibrella aestuarina BUZ 2:
- a CDS encoding glycoside hydrolase family 20 zincin-like fold domain-containing protein, producing MKGQLTLLLGLWLVTGAGLAQRLAQRVALRLDAPSAQSRYAANRLTDALAGRGYVVGTSKQPEQTIRLAAYDRQLGPEAYTLTRQGNQLTITGGDARGLIYGSLAVAEAVQQGTSLGQLTARRERPHLPFRAIKFDLPWDTYRHSTALDLHYATCRDTLYWRAFLDMMATNRFNVLSLWNLHPYSFMIRPTNFPKATPFADAELRDWQALFRSIFRMAAERGIETYLIPFNIFTSPEFSTAYNVNPRLNNLDHKHFVDGDTSAIVKRYTRECVTQVLQEYPELTGFGLTLGEGMGGMTPQQREDWMTATILEGMRLSGRKTKLIHRIPFSSTTGSLGITSVETEKLTRRSLEREGQLDFIDGPVWADLKYNWSHAHSTPTLVKVHGGKLYDTYFQPTPSAYKITWTARNEDFFCLRWGVPAFVRAHIATNSQAYMGGYMLGSETYIPAKDYFTKPGAPVDWTYAFERQWLFYQLWGRLLYNSNTPDTVFRNEFVRRYGKPAEPLLTAYALASSTPLRLASAFDFTWDFSLYSEGMMAHDSAKNVSYISVNQHITQPTLDPNYISVRDYVAATAAGKSFTPTQLTPLQLADQLDTDCRKALALVGPIRVTGNRSLAYEVADVRTWANLGLHLAAKLRGAVALHTYRTGGNEAQKTAAVRHLEQALRYWDEVVAITRPLYNDMPLVHLSEQKGGTPAQNDQLRFHWALLRPAVAADVELAKQARPVSLK from the coding sequence ATGAAGGGCCAATTGACGCTACTGCTCGGCCTGTGGCTGGTGACCGGGGCCGGGTTGGCGCAACGGCTCGCCCAACGGGTGGCCCTTCGGCTGGATGCCCCCTCGGCTCAAAGCCGTTACGCTGCCAACCGCCTCACCGACGCGCTGGCAGGGCGCGGGTACGTGGTGGGTACGTCGAAGCAGCCCGAGCAGACCATCCGGCTGGCAGCCTACGATCGCCAACTTGGCCCTGAAGCCTACACCCTTACGCGGCAGGGTAACCAACTAACTATCACGGGTGGCGACGCGCGCGGCCTCATCTACGGCAGCCTGGCCGTGGCCGAAGCCGTGCAACAGGGTACGTCCCTTGGGCAACTGACGGCCCGCCGCGAACGGCCACACCTCCCTTTCCGGGCCATCAAATTCGATCTGCCCTGGGATACGTACCGGCACAGCACCGCCCTCGACCTGCACTACGCCACCTGCCGCGACACGCTCTACTGGCGGGCCTTTCTGGACATGATGGCGACCAACCGCTTCAATGTACTCAGTCTCTGGAACCTGCACCCCTACTCGTTCATGATCCGGCCGACCAATTTCCCGAAGGCCACGCCGTTTGCCGACGCCGAGCTGCGCGACTGGCAGGCGCTGTTCCGGTCCATTTTCCGGATGGCGGCCGAACGGGGCATTGAAACGTACCTGATCCCGTTCAACATCTTCACCAGCCCCGAATTTTCAACCGCCTACAACGTCAACCCCCGGCTGAACAACCTTGACCACAAACATTTTGTCGACGGCGACACGTCGGCGATCGTCAAACGCTACACGCGCGAATGCGTGACGCAGGTGTTGCAGGAATACCCCGAACTCACCGGCTTCGGTCTCACGCTGGGCGAAGGTATGGGCGGCATGACCCCACAACAGCGCGAAGACTGGATGACGGCCACCATCCTCGAAGGGATGCGGCTTTCGGGCCGCAAAACCAAACTGATTCACCGCATTCCGTTTTCGAGCACGACCGGCTCACTGGGCATCACGAGCGTGGAGACGGAAAAGCTGACCCGGCGCTCGCTGGAACGCGAAGGCCAACTCGACTTCATCGACGGGCCGGTCTGGGCCGATCTCAAATACAACTGGTCGCACGCCCACTCGACACCCACGCTGGTGAAGGTGCACGGCGGCAAGCTCTACGACACCTATTTCCAGCCCACGCCCTCGGCCTACAAAATCACCTGGACGGCCCGTAACGAGGATTTTTTCTGCCTGCGCTGGGGCGTTCCTGCCTTCGTGCGGGCGCACATCGCCACCAACAGCCAGGCGTACATGGGCGGGTATATGCTGGGGTCGGAAACCTACATTCCCGCCAAGGATTACTTCACCAAACCCGGCGCGCCCGTCGACTGGACTTACGCCTTCGAGCGGCAATGGCTGTTTTACCAGCTCTGGGGACGGCTGCTTTACAACTCCAACACGCCCGACACGGTATTCCGCAATGAGTTTGTGCGGCGGTATGGCAAACCCGCCGAACCCCTGCTGACGGCCTATGCGCTGGCTTCATCGACCCCGCTCCGGCTGGCTTCGGCGTTTGACTTCACCTGGGATTTTTCGCTCTACAGCGAAGGCATGATGGCCCACGATTCGGCCAAAAACGTGTCGTATATCTCCGTCAACCAGCACATTACCCAACCGACCCTCGATCCGAATTACATATCGGTGCGCGATTACGTGGCCGCAACAGCAGCCGGCAAATCGTTTACCCCGACGCAGCTAACGCCGCTGCAACTGGCCGATCAGCTGGATACCGATTGCCGCAAAGCGCTGGCGCTGGTCGGGCCAATTCGAGTAACGGGCAACCGGTCGCTTGCCTACGAGGTAGCCGACGTACGTACCTGGGCGAACCTGGGCCTGCATCTGGCGGCCAAGCTGCGTGGGGCCGTGGCGCTGCACACCTACCGAACCGGCGGTAACGAGGCGCAGAAAACGGCGGCGGTGCGGCACCTGGAACAGGCACTGCGGTATTGGGACGAGGTCGTGGCGATCACGCGTCCGCTCTACAACGACATGCCGCTGGTACACCTGAGCGAGCAGAAAGGCGGCACCCCGGCGCAGAACGATCAGCTTCGGTTTCACTGGGCGCTTCTCCGTCCCGCCGTAGCCGCCGACGTCGAGCTGGCGAAGCAGGCACGGCCAGTTTCGCTAAAGTGA
- a CDS encoding PQQ-dependent sugar dehydrogenase gives MIHSPSSTLLSAVRLIGFLVILALLASPSFAQTVANGETLFEAKCASCHNFKQDGIGPQLGGLKGVVDAQYLDQFIKSPKAMIDSRVARAYDKFRKFRTVMPNFNYLEQREIDQLVAYILKQPAPASSDLALKNTVENPVGPAIAQSGLVLKLEKVIQFPATRKTDPLTRVNKVGVHPITKETLVADLQGQLYILNSQHQADVYVDATVQFPNFVNEPGLATGLGSFAFHPDFAKNGLFYTTHTEPKNAAKADFAFADSIPVKLQWVVDEWTVDKPAARVMTGKRREVLRVNVVGQIHGMQEIAFNPYAKPGTEDYGLLYIGIGDGGAVEQGYPFIPREKNHVWGKVLRINPAGRTSRNGQYGIPPTNPYVGKDGLDEVYASGFRNPNRISWTKDGKMLVSNIGQRQLESLYWVKRGKNYGWPDREGTFAIESMTNINVVSRLPKDDAAYGYSYPIAQFDHDEGNAIMGGFEYTGKQVPALKGKYVFGEVVRGRVFYINLSEVKEGKQATIHELALALDGKPTTLKALTKADKVDFRIGQDASGELYVLTKSDGMMYKVVP, from the coding sequence ATGATTCACTCCCCTTCTTCTACGCTGTTGTCTGCCGTCAGGCTAATAGGTTTTTTAGTAATTCTGGCGTTACTGGCGAGCCCCTCGTTTGCACAAACGGTAGCGAATGGCGAAACGCTGTTTGAAGCCAAGTGTGCCAGTTGCCATAATTTCAAGCAAGACGGCATTGGTCCGCAACTTGGCGGGCTAAAGGGCGTCGTCGATGCGCAGTATCTGGACCAATTCATCAAAAGCCCGAAAGCGATGATCGACAGTCGCGTGGCCCGAGCCTACGACAAGTTCAGGAAGTTTCGCACGGTAATGCCTAATTTTAATTACCTGGAACAGCGGGAAATCGATCAGCTGGTCGCCTACATTCTCAAACAACCCGCCCCGGCCAGTAGCGATCTGGCGTTGAAAAATACCGTCGAAAATCCGGTTGGTCCGGCCATTGCCCAATCGGGACTTGTGCTAAAGCTGGAAAAGGTGATTCAGTTTCCGGCGACCCGTAAGACGGACCCGCTTACCCGGGTCAATAAAGTGGGGGTTCACCCGATTACCAAAGAGACGCTGGTGGCCGATTTACAAGGCCAACTATACATCCTGAATAGCCAACATCAGGCGGATGTGTATGTCGACGCCACCGTACAGTTCCCCAACTTCGTTAATGAACCGGGGCTGGCTACGGGACTGGGCAGCTTCGCGTTTCACCCGGACTTTGCGAAAAACGGACTTTTCTACACCACCCATACCGAACCCAAGAACGCCGCCAAAGCCGATTTTGCCTTCGCCGACAGCATCCCCGTTAAGCTGCAATGGGTGGTCGATGAATGGACTGTCGACAAGCCCGCCGCCCGGGTCATGACGGGCAAACGGCGCGAAGTACTCCGGGTAAACGTGGTGGGTCAGATTCACGGGATGCAGGAGATTGCGTTCAACCCCTACGCCAAACCGGGCACTGAAGACTACGGCCTGCTGTACATCGGCATCGGCGACGGTGGGGCCGTCGAACAGGGCTATCCGTTTATTCCCCGCGAAAAAAACCACGTCTGGGGCAAAGTGCTGCGCATCAACCCGGCAGGCCGCACGAGCCGCAACGGGCAATATGGCATTCCGCCGACGAACCCGTACGTCGGTAAAGATGGCCTCGACGAAGTATACGCGAGTGGTTTCCGGAACCCGAATCGGATTTCGTGGACGAAGGATGGGAAAATGCTCGTTTCCAACATCGGTCAGCGTCAGCTCGAATCGCTGTATTGGGTAAAACGGGGCAAAAACTACGGCTGGCCCGACCGGGAAGGCACCTTCGCCATTGAGTCGATGACCAACATCAACGTTGTATCGCGCTTGCCAAAAGACGATGCGGCATATGGCTATTCGTATCCGATCGCGCAGTTTGATCATGACGAAGGCAACGCCATCATGGGCGGTTTCGAGTATACCGGCAAGCAAGTGCCGGCCCTGAAAGGCAAATACGTCTTTGGCGAAGTGGTCAGAGGGCGCGTTTTTTATATAAATCTCAGCGAAGTTAAAGAAGGTAAACAGGCCACGATTCACGAGTTGGCCCTTGCCCTCGACGGCAAACCAACCACCCTGAAAGCGCTCACCAAGGCGGATAAAGTCGATTTTCGGATCGGGCAGGACGCGAGCGGCGAGCTGTATGTGCTGACCAAATCCGACGGGATGATGTATAAAGTGGTTCCGTGA
- a CDS encoding YqjF family protein, translated as MAFTFLTAEWRNLIFANYAIDRQVLEPLVPYGTELDEFNGVCYGSLVGFYFQNVKMLGKVAVPFHREFEEFNLRFYVRRRTDTGWKRGVVFVKEIVPKLAITLVANTLYGEPYATHPMRHSWQTDGAQQTIGYEWKVGANWNHIRVQADRAGHPLVPGSEEEFITEHYWGYTKRASLAGSGGRTSEYEVVHPSWLIYPVHDFSVHCDVTTLYGPQFAPFFDRPPQSVFLADGSAVAIQSGATIRQGSTG; from the coding sequence ATGGCCTTTACGTTTCTGACCGCCGAATGGCGAAACCTCATTTTTGCCAACTACGCCATCGACCGGCAGGTGCTGGAACCCCTCGTTCCCTACGGCACCGAACTCGACGAATTCAACGGCGTTTGCTACGGCAGCCTGGTGGGTTTCTACTTCCAGAACGTGAAGATGCTCGGTAAAGTCGCCGTGCCATTTCACCGCGAGTTCGAGGAATTCAACCTGCGGTTTTACGTGCGTCGCCGAACCGACACCGGCTGGAAACGGGGTGTGGTATTCGTGAAAGAGATCGTGCCCAAACTGGCCATTACGCTGGTGGCCAACACCCTCTACGGTGAGCCCTACGCCACGCACCCCATGCGCCACAGCTGGCAAACCGACGGCGCCCAACAGACGATCGGCTACGAATGGAAGGTTGGGGCGAATTGGAATCACATCCGCGTGCAGGCCGACCGGGCCGGGCATCCGCTCGTGCCGGGGAGCGAAGAAGAGTTCATCACCGAACATTATTGGGGCTACACCAAACGGGCGTCGCTGGCGGGTTCAGGGGGGCGCACGTCGGAATACGAGGTGGTGCACCCGAGCTGGCTCATCTACCCCGTGCACGATTTTTCGGTGCATTGCGATGTCACTACGCTCTACGGACCGCAATTCGCTCCCTTTTTCGATCGGCCGCCCCAATCCGTTTTCCTGGCCGATGGCTCTGCCGTGGCCATTCAGTCGGGCGCCACCATCCGGCAAGGCTCAACCGGTTAG
- a CDS encoding SDR family NAD(P)-dependent oxidoreductase yields MDQSSAEPSILALFRLQGQTAFITGGNRGLGLAMAQALAEAGANIVIAARDEATSQQAEETLRSRYSVECLSVVCDVTDEQSVNDAVSRAVDRFGKIDILVNSAGINIRGPIETLSLDDFTSVQQVNVTGTWLACRAVLPVMKEHGYGRIVNMASMLALTAMPDRTPYATSKGAILQLTRALALEVAQTGITVNAILPGPFATDINLPLLNDPEKYQAFVAKIPLGRWGELHEIGGIALFLASRASSYVTGACFSVDGGWVAQ; encoded by the coding sequence ATGGACCAATCGTCAGCAGAACCCAGCATTTTGGCCCTCTTCCGGCTACAGGGCCAAACGGCCTTCATAACAGGCGGCAACCGGGGGCTGGGCCTCGCGATGGCGCAGGCACTGGCCGAGGCCGGGGCCAACATCGTCATCGCCGCCCGCGACGAAGCCACCAGCCAGCAGGCCGAGGAAACGCTCCGATCGCGCTACAGCGTCGAGTGCCTGAGTGTGGTTTGCGATGTAACAGACGAGCAAAGCGTCAACGACGCCGTGAGTCGGGCTGTCGATCGGTTTGGCAAGATCGACATTCTGGTCAACTCGGCGGGGATCAACATCCGGGGGCCCATCGAAACGCTCTCGCTCGATGACTTTACCAGCGTCCAGCAGGTGAATGTCACGGGCACCTGGCTGGCCTGCCGCGCCGTATTACCCGTGATGAAAGAACACGGCTACGGCCGGATCGTCAACATGGCCTCGATGCTGGCGCTGACGGCCATGCCCGACCGAACCCCCTACGCCACCAGCAAAGGGGCGATCCTGCAACTGACCCGCGCGTTGGCCCTGGAAGTCGCCCAAACCGGCATCACGGTCAACGCCATCTTGCCCGGTCCGTTCGCAACCGACATCAACCTTCCGCTCTTGAACGACCCCGAGAAGTATCAGGCTTTCGTCGCCAAAATTCCACTGGGCCGCTGGGGCGAACTGCACGAGATTGGCGGCATCGCGTTGTTCCTGGCGAGCCGGGCGTCCAGCTACGTAACCGGGGCCTGCTTCTCGGTTGATGGCGGCTGGGTAGCCCAGTAG
- a CDS encoding NAD-dependent epimerase/dehydratase family protein produces the protein MRLLFTGGSGKAGKHVIPYLLEQGHRVLNVDLTPLNHPGVDNLTVDITDSGQVFDAMTSYAGLDELEPGNGVPKFDAVVHFAAIPRILLKPDNETFRVNAVGTYNVIEAAVKLGIRKIIIASSETTYGICFSDGQTDPHSLPLEEDYDVDPMDSYGLSKVVNEKTARAFQRRSGFDIYALRIGNVIEPHEYAELFPYYFEHPEVRRRNAFCYIDARDLGQIVDLCLQKDGLGFQVFNAGNDHNGAIIPTKELAERFFPGVPITRELGEHEALFSNKKIRDVLGFNEQHNWRKYVNG, from the coding sequence ATGCGACTACTTTTTACAGGCGGATCGGGCAAAGCGGGTAAACACGTGATTCCCTATCTCCTCGAGCAAGGGCATCGGGTCTTGAACGTAGACCTGACGCCGCTGAACCATCCGGGAGTGGATAACCTGACCGTCGACATTACGGATTCGGGGCAAGTCTTCGACGCTATGACATCGTATGCCGGGTTGGACGAACTGGAGCCGGGCAACGGCGTTCCTAAATTCGACGCGGTCGTCCACTTTGCGGCCATACCCCGTATCCTGTTGAAACCCGACAACGAAACATTTCGGGTCAACGCCGTGGGTACGTATAACGTGATCGAAGCGGCGGTGAAGCTGGGCATTCGGAAGATCATTATCGCGTCTTCGGAAACCACCTACGGCATCTGTTTTTCAGACGGCCAAACGGACCCCCACTCACTGCCGCTGGAAGAAGACTACGACGTCGACCCGATGGATAGCTACGGCTTATCGAAGGTGGTGAACGAAAAAACGGCCCGCGCCTTCCAGCGCCGGTCGGGCTTCGACATCTACGCCCTCCGGATCGGCAATGTGATCGAGCCGCACGAATACGCCGAGCTGTTTCCCTATTATTTTGAGCACCCCGAAGTGCGCCGCCGGAACGCCTTCTGCTACATCGATGCGCGTGACCTAGGTCAGATTGTGGATTTGTGCCTGCAAAAAGACGGGCTGGGCTTTCAGGTGTTCAACGCGGGCAATGACCACAACGGAGCTATTATTCCAACAAAGGAACTGGCCGAGCGTTTCTTCCCCGGCGTGCCCATTACCCGTGAACTAGGCGAACACGAGGCCTTATTTTCGAACAAAAAAATCCGCGACGTGCTGGGCTTCAACGAGCAACACAACTGGCGGAAGTATGTGAACGGTTAA
- a CDS encoding PadR family transcriptional regulator, which yields MRRAFLGEFEEVVLLVVAACPTDAYGVNVWEDVQQQTGRAITMSAVHTTLYRLEEKGYLSSVLGGATAERGGRRKRFFALTPLGVRALQDIQAVRDRLWQAIAPGKLQLILG from the coding sequence ATGCGACGTGCCTTTTTGGGAGAATTTGAAGAAGTCGTTCTGCTGGTGGTGGCAGCCTGCCCCACCGATGCCTACGGCGTCAACGTGTGGGAAGATGTGCAGCAGCAAACCGGCCGTGCCATCACCATGAGTGCCGTACACACCACCCTCTACCGGCTCGAGGAAAAAGGCTACCTGTCGTCGGTGCTGGGCGGGGCTACAGCTGAGCGCGGCGGTCGGCGCAAACGCTTTTTTGCCCTTACCCCCCTGGGCGTACGGGCCCTACAGGACATTCAGGCCGTGCGCGACCGGCTCTGGCAGGCCATTGCGCCCGGTAAGCTCCAATTGATTCTCGGTTAA
- a CDS encoding ABC transporter permease, whose product MNQLPTDPQPPRLPDRLLEWFCAPHLLEDVQGDLHEVFHRRQAQVGLSKARREFTISVLRHLTPFFLRRQPVDVEYPSPSLLSVSMLRNYLTIALRTLAHNKAYSVINVVGLSIGLAAAMLIILYTKDEVSYDRFHANVPNIYRIIGRETSPDGKDDRQNSNSGYFQGPKFSAGTPEIQSFTRLQTNHRDMKQGNEVVSQEVFAADSTFFSIFSFPLLSGDPHTALAQPKSVVLSAKMAEKLFGTTDALGQTLAFKNTDGGKAVFEPYTVTGVAQNCPQNSSIKFDVLLPFVTPADQLTNNENWFTFFLNTFVVLRPGANLRAVEAKMNQIYRTDALPSIKMMAEKYGFKNKVEYGLQPYTAMHLSTELPAQNGLVDQSNPSFSYILTGIALFILLIACINFVNLTVARSVKRAKEIGVRKVVGGGRTQLIVQFMGESFLLCVVAFGLALLLVLLVLPTFNQLANKALSLTYLLDTGLVLGYVGLLLATGFLAGLYPALVLSNFSPVQTLYNRFRLAGRNYLQRGLVVLQFSLASFLIVATLISHSQFNYMMTKDLGYDDTGIVRVEKSNLSRREATLFKQELLKNPNIVDVAPKNIGNWMTIAKANGTTEVNFAYETVDPAYLPLLHVPVLKGRNFSPAFPADSTQSVLVNETFVKQAGWKNPIGQLVDFWYSPGERYTVVGVVRDHHFNGLNQKIPPQLFTMKPGNDYGMALIKIRPGTTTASLQHIEQTFKRLFPINPYTYKFMDEENRKRYESEAKWKEIMLFGAILTIFISCIGLFGLATLSAERRTKEIGIRKVLGASVTSIVQLLSSDFLKLVVLSFVFAFPAAWYAISQWLENYPYRVDISPWIFAAAGLLAIVIAFVTVSFQSIRTALMNPITNLRRD is encoded by the coding sequence ATGAATCAACTCCCGACCGATCCGCAACCGCCGCGCCTGCCCGACCGCCTGCTCGAATGGTTTTGTGCGCCGCATCTGCTCGAAGACGTACAGGGCGACCTGCACGAAGTGTTTCACCGCCGCCAGGCGCAGGTGGGATTGAGCAAAGCCCGCCGCGAGTTTACCATTTCTGTACTACGCCACCTGACGCCCTTTTTCCTGCGGCGCCAACCTGTCGACGTTGAGTACCCATCCCCCTCTTTACTGTCTGTCAGTATGTTACGCAACTACCTAACCATCGCCCTGCGCACGCTGGCCCACAACAAGGCCTACTCCGTCATCAACGTGGTTGGCCTGAGCATCGGGCTGGCCGCTGCCATGCTGATCATCCTCTACACCAAAGACGAGGTGAGCTACGACCGCTTCCACGCCAACGTACCCAACATCTACCGCATCATCGGGCGCGAGACATCCCCCGACGGCAAGGACGACCGCCAGAATTCAAACTCGGGCTATTTTCAGGGGCCCAAATTCAGCGCGGGGACGCCCGAGATCCAGTCGTTTACGCGGTTGCAGACCAACCACCGCGACATGAAGCAGGGCAACGAGGTGGTGAGTCAGGAGGTGTTTGCCGCCGATTCCACCTTCTTCAGCATCTTTAGTTTTCCGCTGCTCAGTGGCGACCCGCACACGGCGCTGGCACAGCCCAAATCGGTGGTGCTTTCGGCGAAAATGGCCGAGAAGCTGTTTGGCACGACCGACGCCCTTGGCCAAACGCTGGCGTTTAAAAATACCGACGGAGGAAAGGCGGTTTTCGAGCCCTACACGGTAACGGGCGTCGCACAGAACTGCCCCCAGAATTCGTCGATCAAGTTCGACGTGCTGCTGCCGTTTGTAACCCCCGCCGACCAGCTGACCAACAACGAAAACTGGTTTACGTTCTTCCTGAACACCTTTGTCGTGCTTAGGCCGGGTGCCAACCTCCGGGCGGTAGAAGCCAAGATGAACCAGATCTACCGGACCGACGCGCTGCCATCGATTAAGATGATGGCCGAAAAATATGGGTTCAAAAACAAGGTCGAGTATGGCCTGCAGCCCTACACGGCCATGCACCTGAGCACCGAACTCCCCGCCCAAAACGGGCTGGTGGATCAGAGCAATCCAAGCTTCTCGTACATCCTGACGGGCATTGCGCTCTTTATCCTGCTCATCGCCTGCATCAACTTCGTGAACCTGACCGTCGCGCGGTCGGTCAAGCGGGCCAAGGAAATCGGCGTCCGGAAAGTGGTCGGCGGGGGACGTACCCAGCTGATCGTGCAGTTTATGGGCGAGTCATTTCTGCTGTGCGTGGTGGCGTTCGGGCTGGCGTTGCTGCTGGTGCTGCTGGTATTGCCCACCTTCAACCAGCTGGCCAACAAAGCGCTGTCGCTCACGTACCTGTTGGACACCGGCCTGGTGCTGGGGTACGTTGGTCTGTTGCTGGCGACGGGCTTCCTGGCGGGTCTGTACCCGGCGCTGGTGCTGTCAAATTTCAGCCCTGTGCAGACGCTCTACAACCGCTTCCGGCTGGCGGGCCGCAACTACCTGCAACGGGGGTTGGTGGTGCTCCAATTTTCACTGGCCTCGTTCCTGATCGTGGCCACGCTCATCAGCCACTCGCAGTTCAACTACATGATGACCAAGGATCTGGGCTACGACGATACGGGCATTGTGCGGGTCGAGAAATCGAACCTGAGCCGCCGCGAAGCCACCCTCTTCAAACAGGAGTTGCTGAAAAACCCGAACATCGTCGACGTGGCACCTAAGAACATTGGCAACTGGATGACGATCGCCAAGGCCAACGGCACCACCGAGGTCAATTTTGCCTACGAAACCGTCGATCCGGCGTACCTGCCGCTGTTGCACGTGCCGGTGCTCAAAGGCCGGAATTTCTCGCCTGCTTTCCCCGCCGACTCCACGCAGTCGGTGCTGGTCAACGAAACGTTCGTGAAGCAGGCGGGCTGGAAAAACCCGATTGGGCAGCTGGTCGATTTCTGGTATAGCCCCGGCGAACGCTACACCGTGGTTGGCGTGGTGCGGGATCACCATTTCAACGGACTGAACCAGAAAATTCCGCCGCAGCTCTTCACGATGAAACCGGGCAACGACTACGGGATGGCGCTGATCAAGATCCGGCCCGGTACTACCACCGCCAGCCTGCAACACATCGAACAGACGTTCAAGCGACTGTTTCCGATCAATCCCTACACGTATAAGTTCATGGACGAAGAGAACCGGAAACGCTATGAATCGGAGGCCAAATGGAAGGAGATCATGCTGTTTGGCGCCATCCTGACGATCTTCATTTCGTGCATCGGCCTGTTTGGACTGGCCACGCTCTCGGCCGAACGGCGCACCAAAGAAATTGGCATCCGTAAAGTGCTGGGCGCGTCGGTAACGAGTATCGTCCAACTGCTGTCGTCCGACTTCCTGAAACTGGTGGTGCTGTCGTTCGTCTTTGCGTTTCCGGCGGCCTGGTATGCCATCAGTCAGTGGCTGGAGAACTACCCGTACCGCGTCGACATC